CGCGAGCGGAGTACCGGCATGCCTTTTGATGCAATGCGGAAACGGCGGCCGGACTGCGTACCGGCCGTCACTTTCACCTTGGTCTTGCCCTTGTCGATGGTTGGGACCTCGAATTCGCCGCCGAGGGCTGCGGCGACCATCGAGATCGGAACCCGGCAATGCAGATCGGCGCCATCGCGCTGGAAGAATTCGTGGGTCGCCAGCGACAGGAAAATATAGAGGTCGCCGGGCGGCCCGCCGCGGACGCCGGCCTCGCCTTCGCCGGCAAGGCGGATACGCGTGCCGTCCTCAACGCCTTGCGGGATGTTCACCGACAGCGTGCGGTCGCGCGTCACCCGTCCTGACCCTGCACAGTTCGGGCAGGCATCCTCGATCATCTGGCCGCGGCCCTGACAGCCGGGGCAGGTCCGCTCCAGCGTGAAGAAGCCCTGGGCTTGCCGCACCCGGCCCGCGCCGCCACACGTCGAACAGGTCTTCGGCTTGGTGCCGGCCTTGGCACCGGTGCCCGAACAGGGCTCGCAGGTCACCGAGACCGGAATCTCGATCTGCGCGGTCTTGCCCTGAAAGGCTTCCTCCAGCGTGATTTCCATGTTGTAGCGCAGGTCGGCGCCGCGCTCGCGTCCACCGCCGCGCCGCTGCCCGG
This portion of the Bradyrhizobium sp. AZCC 2262 genome encodes:
- the dnaJ gene encoding molecular chaperone DnaJ encodes the protein MSTKRCYYETLEVERNADDGKLKAAFRKLAMKWHPDKNPGDATSEVRFKEINEAYEVLKDGDKRAAYDRYGHAAFEQGMGGGGPGFGAGFASSFSDIFEDLFGMAGQRRGGGRERGADLRYNMEITLEEAFQGKTAQIEIPVSVTCEPCSGTGAKAGTKPKTCSTCGGAGRVRQAQGFFTLERTCPGCQGRGQMIEDACPNCAGSGRVTRDRTLSVNIPQGVEDGTRIRLAGEGEAGVRGGPPGDLYIFLSLATHEFFQRDGADLHCRVPISMVAAALGGEFEVPTIDKGKTKVKVTAGTQSGRRFRIASKGMPVLRSRQTGDMYVQVMVETPQNLTRKQQELLSEFEKLSSGATQPEAAGFFTKVKDFFGNRAGS